From one Gemella morbillorum genomic stretch:
- a CDS encoding energy-coupling factor transporter transmembrane component T family protein, translated as MIKLDIRVKILILVIANILMFKMMSLNLHLIVAVVFTLYLGATSNIRRMMNFFLIYMFFTIYEMYFSHTITVKVIDSFLLLTTLMYKTLYFPLCAGIGLVSSSKVSELICFLRKLRLPKKVIIVLAVLYRFFPVLMTDYKLIRNSLGMKGIGVSRGYYLLHPFKFFEYVFVPYVITSTNIANELSVSCLCRGLDNEEIPTSYIKLKFRTQDYILMVLAIIGFSYIMFMR; from the coding sequence ATGATAAAATTAGACATAAGAGTTAAGATATTAATATTAGTTATAGCTAATATTCTTATGTTCAAAATGATGAGTTTAAATTTACATTTAATAGTTGCAGTAGTATTTACACTATATTTAGGGGCGACTTCTAATATTAGAAGAATGATGAATTTCTTTTTAATATATATGTTTTTTACTATTTATGAAATGTATTTTTCTCACACGATTACTGTTAAAGTAATTGATAGCTTTTTATTGCTAACAACATTAATGTATAAAACATTATATTTTCCACTTTGTGCAGGAATAGGACTAGTTAGCAGTTCAAAAGTATCAGAACTAATTTGTTTTTTAAGAAAATTGAGATTACCTAAGAAGGTAATTATCGTCTTAGCTGTCTTATATAGATTTTTCCCCGTTTTAATGACGGATTATAAACTTATTAGGAATTCGTTGGGAATGAAAGGAATTGGAGTAAGTAGAGGGTACTACTTGCTCCATCCATTTAAATTTTTTGAGTATGTTTTTGTGCCGTACGTTATTACTAGTACAAATATAGCAAATGAACTTTCGGTATCGTGCTTATGTCGAGGTTTGGATAATGAAGAAATACCAACTTCGTACATAAAGTTAAAATTTAGAACACAAGATTATATTTTAATGGTATTAGCAATTATAGGATTTAGTTATATTATGTTTATGAGGTGA
- a CDS encoding MptD family putative ECF transporter S component translates to MTELKYINKEQNKNLQIKDLITLGLYTILLVLLMGVGVGLGTLFTSVVFGGKVYFATYTSVAAALVCGSAYSLIFNKINKNMAIFIMTAIIALFMGISGHAIVGSITLFIAAVLAEFFYRKGNEYFSYLCFNLGNIGIILPMFFMKESYIKHLQGRNYSQEKIDLVMGSADINTFVFIVIFTVLASFVGIYLGRKLYFKNFNKAGL, encoded by the coding sequence ATGACAGAGTTAAAATATATAAACAAGGAACAGAACAAAAATCTTCAAATAAAAGATTTAATAACACTAGGGCTATATACTATACTTTTAGTTCTTTTAATGGGTGTAGGAGTAGGTTTAGGGACGCTGTTTACTTCGGTTGTTTTTGGAGGAAAAGTTTATTTTGCAACATATACATCAGTTGCTGCCGCATTAGTTTGCGGAAGTGCGTATAGCTTAATCTTTAATAAAATAAATAAAAACATGGCTATATTCATTATGACAGCTATAATTGCATTATTTATGGGGATTTCAGGACATGCGATAGTTGGATCAATAACATTATTCATAGCTGCGGTACTTGCAGAATTTTTCTATAGAAAGGGAAATGAGTATTTTTCGTATTTATGCTTTAATCTAGGAAATATCGGTATTATTTTACCAATGTTTTTCATGAAAGAAAGTTACATAAAGCACCTTCAAGGAAGAAATTATTCACAAGAAAAAATAGATTTGGTGATGGGAAGTGCGGATATTAATACATTTGTATTTATCGTTATCTTTACTGTGCTAGCATCATTTGTTGGAATATACTTAGGACGTAAGTTGTATTTTAAAAACTTTAATAAAGCAGGATTATAA
- a CDS encoding ABC transporter ATP-binding protein — protein MITFKNFNYKYIESEKLNIENLSLHIKKGECILFTGPSGCGKTTILRVLNGLAPEFFYGGYNGELKVAHLKIGDKLKEFSKIVGSVFQNPKNQFFNLDSTSELAFSMENYGYPREDIAKRIKEVSVEFSAEHLLERDILELSGGEKQKLAFMASIMLDADIYVLDEITSNLDLKAIKLISEIIESLKKQGKTIVVAEHRIYYLRDLVDRMYVIKGGQLIHEVSKEQLADFDGRACRTRQIDLKKVELGEKITRVHKDNYLQIKNLEYEVNNRTVKIENHTFSTSKIYAVIGDNGCGKTTFANALTGLSKIKQDITLNGKILSKKDLLKNTFQVMQDVNYQLFTNSVEKEIRLGSKNLELFDTVVDKLNIRKFLNRHPNTLSGGEKQRVAIASALLSNKKILIFDEPTSGLDYINMIELSKLIEEIAKDDVIIFVITHDYEFLCTIADEVLHFGAEGIKERIEVDGDTKEKILDIMS, from the coding sequence TTGATTACATTTAAAAATTTTAATTATAAATATATTGAATCAGAAAAATTAAATATAGAAAATTTATCACTTCATATAAAAAAAGGGGAGTGTATTCTTTTTACAGGACCTAGTGGATGTGGTAAGACAACAATACTAAGAGTATTAAATGGTCTTGCGCCAGAATTTTTTTATGGAGGATATAACGGAGAGTTAAAAGTTGCTCATTTGAAAATAGGAGATAAGTTAAAAGAATTTTCTAAAATAGTAGGAAGTGTCTTTCAAAATCCGAAAAATCAATTTTTTAATTTAGATTCAACAAGTGAATTAGCCTTTAGTATGGAAAACTATGGTTATCCAAGAGAAGATATTGCTAAAAGAATTAAAGAGGTAAGTGTTGAGTTTTCTGCAGAACATTTACTAGAACGTGACATTTTGGAGCTTAGTGGTGGAGAAAAACAAAAGCTTGCCTTTATGGCTAGCATAATGTTAGATGCAGATATCTATGTACTTGATGAAATAACTAGTAACCTAGATTTAAAAGCAATAAAACTTATATCCGAAATTATAGAAAGTCTAAAAAAACAAGGTAAAACTATTGTTGTGGCAGAACATAGAATTTATTACCTTAGAGATTTGGTTGATCGTATGTACGTAATTAAAGGTGGTCAACTAATTCACGAAGTGAGTAAAGAACAGTTAGCTGATTTTGATGGTAGAGCTTGTAGGACTAGACAAATAGACTTAAAAAAAGTTGAATTAGGAGAAAAAATAACTAGAGTACACAAAGATAATTACCTTCAAATAAAGAATCTGGAATATGAGGTAAATAATAGAACTGTAAAAATAGAAAATCATACTTTTTCAACTTCAAAGATATATGCGGTAATAGGAGATAACGGTTGTGGGAAAACTACCTTTGCCAATGCTTTAACAGGATTGTCTAAGATTAAACAGGATATAACTTTAAATGGGAAAATCTTATCTAAAAAAGATTTGTTAAAAAATACGTTCCAAGTTATGCAAGATGTTAACTATCAATTATTTACTAATTCAGTTGAAAAGGAAATTCGACTAGGAAGTAAAAATTTAGAATTATTTGATACAGTTGTAGATAAACTAAATATTAGAAAATTTCTAAATAGGCATCCTAATACACTTAGTGGTGGAGAAAAACAACGTGTAGCTATAGCTTCTGCGTTACTTTCTAACAAAAAAATATTAATCTTTGACGAACCTACAAGTGGCTTGGACTATATTAATATGATAGAATTAAGTAAATTGATTGAAGAGATAGCTAAAGATGATGTTATAATTTTTGTAATTACTCATGATTATGAATTTTTATGCACTATAGCTGATGAAGTGCTACATTTTGGTGCAGAAGGTATTAAAGAACGCATTGAAGTAGATGGTGATACAAAAGAAAAAATATTAGATATAATGAGCTGA